In Mercenaria mercenaria strain notata chromosome 13, MADL_Memer_1, whole genome shotgun sequence, a single window of DNA contains:
- the LOC128547911 gene encoding uncharacterized protein LOC128547911: MKLNESCKNENVCPGWSDWIPTGNCDCKNEIQMVRRLCNNPAPIHPDVLCINKNTDEMEREQERQDPCNCTEEEKRARAKTTTTTTTSTTTTPLPTTPLPCCEDLYSSYGGDIDYDEFFNSDQPPTTTSKPLTTKKLSALERQLYDDYDEMFAAPLSEDNCRPCGNTTDSEGNASDDYENYNGDGGIFS, encoded by the exons ATGAAATTGAATGaaagttgtaaaaatgaaaacgtaTGCCCAG GTTGGTCCGACTGGATTCCAACTGGGAACTGTGACtgcaaaaatgaaattcagatggTCAGAAGACTATGCAACAATCCAGCGCCTATTCATCCGGATGTTCTTTGTATTAACA AAAATACCGACGAGATGGAGAGAGAGCAGGAGAGGCAGGATCCCTGCAACTGTACAG AGGAAGAAAAAAGGGCAagagcaaaaacaacaacaacaacaacaacatcgaCAACGACTACCCCACTGCCTACAACGCCACTTCCG TGCTGTGAAGACCTGTACTCCAGTTACGGTGGTGATATTGATTATGACGAATTCTTTAACAGCGACCAACCGCCAACAACAACAAGTAAACCACTGACGACAAAGAAATTATCGGCTCTTGAACGCCAATTATACGATGATTACGATGAAATGTTTGCCGCCCCACTCTCTGAAGATAACTGTAGGCCATGTGGAAATACAACGGACAGCGAAGGAAACGCCTCTGACGATTACGAAAATTACAATGGCGATGGCGGTATTTTCAGTTAG